TACCGATAGGGATCGTGTGATGTCGCTTCTGAACACCCCCCTCCACGAGCTGGACCCGGACGTCGCCGCCGCCGTCGACGCCGAGGTCCACCGCCAGCAGTCGACCCTGGAAATGATCGCCTCGGAGAACTTCGCTCCGGTCGCGGTCATGGAGGCCCAGGGCTCGGTCCTGACCAACAAGTACGCCGAGGGCTACCCCGGCCGCCGCTACTACGGCGGCTGCGAGCACGTCGACGTCGCCGAGCAGATCGCGATCGACCGGGTCAAGGACCTGTTCGGCGCCGAGTACGCGAACGTGCAGCCGCACTCCGGCGCCTCCGCCAACCAGGCCGCCCTCTTCGCGATCGCCCAGCCCGGCGACACGATCCTCGGCCTGGACCTGGCGCACGGCGGCCACCTCACCCACGGCATGCGCCTGAACTTCTCCGGCAAGCAGTTCAACGTGGTCGCCTACCACGTCGACGAGGCCGGTCTGGTCGACATGGCCGAGGTCGAGCGCCTGGCCAAGGAGAACAACCCGAAGGTGATCATCGCGGGCTGGTCGGCCTACCCGCGCCACCTGGACTTCGCCGAGTTCCGCCGGATCGCCGACGAGGTCGGCGCGTACCTGTGGGTCGACATGGCGCACTTCGCCGGTCTCGTCGCCGCGGGCCTGCACCCGAACCCGGTGCCCCACGCGGACGTGGTCACCTCCACCACGCACAAGACGCTCGGCGGCCCGCGCGGCGGCATCATCCTGGCCCGCAGCAAGGAGTTCGCGAAGAAGCTGAACAGCGCGGTCTTCCCCGGCTTCCAGGGCGGTCCGCTGGAGCACGTGATCGCGGCCAAGGCCGTCTCCTTCAAGGTCGCCGCCTCCGACGACTTCAAGGAGCGCCAGCAGCGCACCCTGGACGGCGCCCGCATCCTGGCCGAGCGCCTGGTGCAGGACGACGCGAAGGCCGTCGGCGTCGACGTCCTGTCCGGCGGCACGGACGTGCACCTGGTCCTGGTGGACCTGCGCAACTCCGAGCTCGACGGCCAGCAGGCCGAGGACCGCCTCCACGAGGTCGGCATCACGGTCAACCGCAACGCGGTCCCGAACGACCCGCGCCCCCCGATGGTCACCTCGGGCCTGCGGATCGGCACGCCCGCGCTCGCGACCCGCGGGTTCGACGCGGACGACTTCCGCGAGGTCGCCGACATCATCGCCGAGGCCCTCAAGCCGGGCTTCGACGCGGCGTCCCTCAAGACCCGTGTGACCGCTCTGGCCGACAAGCACCCCTTGTACCCCGGCCTGAAGTAGTTTCGTACCCTCTGTTTGTACGCTTTTGTTCGTACGTACGAAACATCGGGGCACCCCGCACACTGGAGAGTGAGCGAGGTGCCCCGCACCACGTCCCGCACCGCCCAGTAGTTCCCGCACCGCCTTGTACTTCTGCATCACCCCGGCAGACAACGGCGTCTACCAACCACCCTTGGAGTTTTCCGTGGCCATCTCGGTCTTCGACCTGTTCTCGATCGGCATCGGCCCGTCCAGCTCCCACACGGTCGGTCCCATGCGCGCGGCCCGCATGTTCGCGAGCCGCCTCAAGAACGAGGGCCTCATGGCCCACACGACGGCGATACGGGCGGAGCTGTACGGCTCGCTCGGCGCGACGGGCCACGGCCACGGCACCCCGAAGGCCGTGCTGCTCGGCCTGGAGGGCGAGTCGCCCCGCACCGTGAACGTGGAGAGCGCCGACGACCGCGTCGAGGAGATCAGGAGCGGCGGCCGCATCAACCTCCTCGGCATGCACGAGATCGACTTCGATTTCGACGAGGACCTGATCCTGCACCGCCGCAAGGCCCTGCCGTACCACGCCAACGGCATGACGATCTTCGCGTACGACCGTGAGGGCGGCCTCGTCCTGGAGAAGACGTACTACTCCGTGGGCGGCGGTTTCGTGGTCGACGAGGACGCTGTCGCGGGCGAGAACCCGATCGTGCCGGACGACACCGTCCTGCGGCACCCCTTCCGCACCGGCGACGAGCTGCTCCGCCTCACGGAGGAGACGGGCCTGTCCATCTCCGCGCTGATGCTGGAGAACGAGAAGGCGTGGCGCACCGAGGAGGAGATCCGTGCGGGTCTGCTCGACATCTGGGGCGTCATGCAGGCCTGCGTCTCGCGCGGCATGTCCCGCGAGGGCATCCTGCCGGGCGGCCTGAAGGTGCGCCGCCGCGCCGCGAACTCGGCCAGGCAGCTGCGCGCCGAGGGCGAGCCGCAGGCCCGCGCCATGGAGTGGATCACGCTCTACGCGATGGCGGTGAACGAGGAGAACGCCGCGGGCGGCCGCGTGGTCACGGCCCCCACGAACGGCGCGGCGGGCATCATCCCGGCGGTCCTGCACTACTACATGAACTTCGTGCCCGGCGCCGACGAGGACGGCGTGGTCCGCTTCCTGCTGGCGGCCGGCGCGATCGGCATGCTCTTCAAGGAGAACGCCTCGATCTCCGGCGCCGAGGTCGGCTGCCAGGGCGAGGTCGGCTCCGCCTGCTCGATGGCGGCGGGCGCGCTCGCCGAGGTCATGGGCGGCTCCCCCTCCAAGGTGGAGAACGCCGCGGAGATCGGCATGGAGCACAACCTGGGCCTGACCTGCGACCCGGTCGGCGGGCTCGTTCAGATCCCGTGCATCGAGCGCAACGGCATGGCGGCGGTCAAGGCCGTCACCGCCGCGAAGATGGCGATGCGCGGCGACGGCTCCCACAAGGTGTCCCTCGACAAGGTCATCAAGACGATGAAGGACACGGGCGCCGACATGAGCGTCAAGTACAAGGAGACCGCGCGGGGCGGTCTCGCGGTGAACATCATCGAGTGCTGAATCAGCGAGTGCCGAGCAGCTGAGCCGTCGAGCCGCGGACGACGAGCTCCGGCTCGAAGAGGAGCTCGCCGGGGTGGGCCTGGGTGCCCCGGATCTGCGCGCACAGCAGGTCGACGGCGGCGCGGCCCATCGCCTCGATGGGCTGGCGCACGGTCGAGAGGGGCGGCTCGGTGCAGGTCATGAAGGCCGAGTCGTCGTAGCCGACGACGGAGACGTCGGCGGGGACGGAGAGGCCCTTGCGGCGGGCGGCCCGGACGGCGCCGAGGGCGAGCGGGTCGCTGCCGCAGACGATGCCGGTGACGCCGCGCTCCATGAGGCGCGCGGCGGCCGCCTGACCGCCCTCCAGGGAGAAGATCGACCGCTCGACGAACGCGTCGGGCAGCTCCATGCCCGCGGCCGCGGCGATGTCGCGGGCGGCGACGAGCTTGCGGCGCGAGGGCACGTGGTCGGCCGGGCCGAGGACGAGGCCGATCCGTTCGTGGCCGAGCGAGGCGAGGTGGCGCCAGGCCTGCTCGACGGCGACGGCGTCGTCACACGCGACGCAGGGGAAGTCGAGGCCTTCGATCGACGCGTTGATCAGGACGACGGGGATGTTGCGCTCGGCCAGGCGCCGGTAGTGGTCGTGGGGCGCGTCGGCCTCCGCGAAGAGGCCGCCGGCGAAGACGACGCCGGAGACGTGCTGCTGGAGCAGCAGGTCCACGTAGTCGGCCTCGGAGACGCCGCCCCTGGTCTGCGTGCAGAGCACGGGTGTGAGGCCCTGCTGCGCGAGGGCGCCCCCGATGACCTCGGCGAACGCGGGGAAGATCGGGTTCTGGAGCTCGGGGAGCACGAGGCCGACGAGCCGGGCGCGCTCGCCGCGCAGCTGGGTGGGCCGCTCGTAGCCGAGGACGTCCAGGGCCGTCAGCACGGACTGTCGGGTCGCGGCGGAGACGCCGGGCTTGTCGTTGAGGACACGGCTGACCGTCGCCTCGCTGACCCCCACCTTCTTCGCAACTTGAGCAAGTCGTCGCGTCATGGCCGCAAGAATAGCGCAAGGCCTGCAAGCCAGTTACGTAAACGGCCGCCCGGAATCCGGACGGCCGCGCACGTGTATGCCTCCTCCGCAGGTCAGGGCTGCATGGTGAGCTTGAACGTGGACGTGTCGTTCTTGATGTCCTGCCCGTTGCCGCTCAACTTGGGCCGTACGAAGGTGGCTTCACCGACGGCGGGCCCCTGACCCGCCTCCGGCATCTCGTTGACGTAGATGCCGATCGGCGCTCCCGTGATCGACACATCCGTGAAGATCGTGTCCTTGACCGGGAACTCGGGCTGGCTGCCCGTGTACTTCGTCTGGAACATCACCCCGTGGAACGTCGGGTCGACGATGTCGACGTTGTTCACGCGGATCCCCTGGAAGACCTTCGACGCGGAGAACGCCCAGATGGCCGGGAAGTCCTGGCCCTTCCAGAAGGTGCCGCCGGCCCGTTCGACCGTGATGTTCTCGAACGTGGTCGGGTCCTTCCCGAAGCCGTTCATCGGGTAGCCGAAGTCCAGCGAGGAGATGGTGATCCCGGAGTAGACGAGGGTGTCGGCGATGCGGCTGTTGCGGAAGGTGTTGTTGTAGCCGCCGTAGACCGCGAAGCCCGCCGCGCGCCAGGTCAGGAGCGAGGTCAGGTTCTCGTAGACGTTGTTCTTCATGTCCGCGCCGCCCGCGTCGATGGCGGAGAAGAGGGCGAAGCTGTCGTCGCCCGTGGCCCGCGCCTCGTTGTTGGCGACCAGGTTGTCCGTACTGCCGTTGGTCATGTTGATGCCGTCGGCGAACATGTCGCGGATCCGCGAGTTCTTGATGGTCATGCGGTCCGTGTTGGCGCCCCAGTAGAGGCACACCATGTGCTCGTTCCAGATGTCGTCGATGGTGATGTCGGAGACGTTCTGGAAGTCGAAGACCTTGCCGGGGCCGTCGATGCGGGACGTGTAGTTGCCGAAGTAGGCGAAGCCGGAGAAGGACGAGCCCTTGGCGCTCGCCTCGGCACGGAATCCGACGTCCGTGTTGTCCTGGCTCCTCGGGGCGTGGAAGCGGGTGAACCAGGGGCCGGCGCCGACGACCTGGACGGCCTTGCCGTAGACCTGGAACTTGTTGCTCGGCTCGTAGTCGCCGGGCGGCAGGTAGACGCCCGTCAGCTTTCCGCTGGTGTCCATGCGGACCTTGTCCAGGGCGTTCTGCACGTCCTGGTGGGTGAACCCGGCGGGCACGGTGTAGGCGGCCGGGTCGGGGTTGGCCTTCGCGGTGACCTGCTCCAGGTCGACGAAGTCGATGGCGTAGCGCGAGGTGTTGGCGCTGTCCTTCTGGAGCTTGATCTTGCTGCCGGCCTTCACCGTCCCGTCGAGCATGACGTGCGCCTCGTCGTAGATGTGCCGGGCGGGGCCGGCTCCCGGCGAGTTGCCGGGCGATGCCTCGTCCCCGTACAGCCAGGCGTACTTGGAGGTGAGGTCGATGGCCTTCCTGAAGACGCCGTCCACGTAGATGTTCAGGGTCGCCTGGGTGCCGCCGCCGCCCGGGGCGTCCGGGATGGAGAAGCGGGTGACCAGGGTGTTGGTGTCCTGCTTGGCGGTGAACTCCACGGACTCGCCGGTCGAGTTCAGCGTGACGGCCTTGCGGCCGGACGCCTCACCGGCGAGGTCGCCGACGGTGCGGTTGGGGCCGACGGTCTTCGCGCCGCCCGCGAGGACGCCGTCCTCCGCCTCGTAGGTGTCGTAGGGCATGTCGGCACCCCGGCCGACGAACAGGGAGTGGGTGGTCGTGTTGTTCTCGCGCTTGACCGGCAGTTCGTTGGCGTCGTCGGCGATGACGGTCCTGATCGTGAAGCGGCCGTCGCCAGCGGTCCAGGTGCCGAGCTTGACCGGGGCCGTGGTGTCGCCCGCGCCGATCACGCCGTTGTGCTCGCCGGTCAGGGTCTTCACTGTGGCGCCCTTGTCATCCTGGAGGACGACCTTGATGCCGTGCGCGCCCGATGCGGACGCCTTGGTGCCCTGGTTCTTGACCGCGACACTGAAGGTGACCTCCTTGCCCTTGGAGGGCGCGGACGGCGTCCAGCTCACGGGGGACGCCACCAGGTCGGACGAGTCGACCGGCTTGACCACCAGCGGGCTCGGGCCGGTGTAGGTGTTGTTGCCCTCGTCCTGTTCGATCACCTCGTTCTTGGTGTCCACCTCCGCGCTGAAGGGGTACGAGCCCGCGTCGCGCGCGCCGGTCCTGGCGCTCACCGTCGTCGACTCGCCCGCGGCGAGCGCGCCCACGGACGCCGTGCCCGCCTTGTCGCCGCCGAGACGGAAGACGGCGTCGGTGGCCGTCGAGGCCTCGGTGCCGCGGTTGCGCACGGTCGCGGTCAGGGTCAGCTCGTCGGTCTCGGTCGGCGCCTCGGGGGCGTACGCCAGCTTGGTGATCTCCAGGTCGGGGTTGGCCGCCGGGGCGCCCATGACCTGGAACTCGGCGACCTGCCCGGCGGTGGCGCCGCTGTTCGCGGTGAACCGCAGACGCACGTCGGCGACCTTCGCCGACACCGGAATGGTGACGGTGTTCTGGTTGCCGGACGGGCTGAAGGAGTACTCCTTCTCCGCCACCAGCGACGTGAAGTCGGAGGCCTTCTGCTCCCGGCCGAGGACCTGCACCTTCTGGGTGCGGGCGCCCCACCCGGCGTCCGGGTTCAGCTTGACGACGACCGCGTCGACGTCGGCGTTGGCGCCGAGCTTGACGGTGAGGGTGTTGGGGTAGCTGCCCGCGGCGCCCTCCCAGTAGGTGGACGTCTGGCCGTCGTTGGCGTTCTCGGCGACGAAGGTGTGGATCACCGAGGAGGCCGTGATCGGCTTGCCCTCGGCCAGGTTCTTGTTGCCGCCGCCGGGGCGCGTCACGGTGTTGCTGTGCGCCGAGACGTTCCCGGCGGCGTCGCGGGCCCGGACCGTATAGGAGACGGTGACGCTCGCGGAACGGGTGTCGGTGTACGTCGTCACGTCGCCGGCCACGGACTTCAGGAGCTTGCCGTCCGCGTACACGTCGTACGCCGTGACCTTCACGTTGTCGTCCGACGCACCCCATGTCAGCTTGATCTCACCGCTGGAGGGCTGGCCGATCGTGAGGTTCGTGGGCGCGGTCGGTGCCTGGGTGTCGCCCGAGTCGCCCTTGCGGGTGACGGAGTTGCTGTTGGGTGAGGCGTTGCCCGCGGCGTCGCGGGCGCGCACGTAGTACGTGACGGTGGCGCCCGCCGACCGCGTGTCGGTGTACGTGCGCACGTCACCGGCGACGCTGGTGAGCAGCTCCCCGTTGGCGTACACGTCGTACGCGGTCACGCCCTTGTCGTCGTCGGAGGCGTCCCAGGCGAGCTTGATCCGGCCCGGCTCCGGTTCGGTGAGGGCGAGGTTCTTCGGCGCGGTGGGCGCCTGCGTGTCGCCGCCCGCCGGGCCGTAGATCTCCAGCTCGGACAGCTGGCCCGCGGGCTGCGCGGTGTTGGCGGTGATCAGGACGCGGACGTACCGCGTGGTGACGGTGTCGAGGGCGAGGGTCGCGGAGTGCTCCGAGGCCGCGGTGAAGGCGTACTCCTTGGACGCGGCCAGGTCGGTGAAGTCCGAGCCGTCCGTGCTGCCCTGGACCTTCAGGGTCTGGCGGCGGTCGCCCCATCCCTCGGGCACGCGCAGGACCACCTCGTCGATCCGCGCCGAGGAGCCGAGGTCGGCCTGGACCCACTGCGGAAGCCTGCCGTTCTCGCTCTCCCAGTACGTGGCGCGGTTGCCGTCGTTGGCGTTGGCTGCGGCGTAGTCCTGGGTGTGGCTGCTCGCCTTGAGGGTCTTGCCGAGCGCCAGGTTCACGGAGGCGTCGGCGGCCGCGTGCACCTGCAGCTCGGCGAGCTGGGCGGCGGGCCAGCCGGTGTTGGCGGTGATGTGCACCCGTACGAAACGGGTCTGCGCCGAAGGGAAGCGGACCGTCACCGTGTTGCCGGAGCCGGGCTCGAAGGAGCGGGCCCCGGACGCGGCGAGGGTGTCGAAGCCGCTGCCGTCGGCGCTGCCCTGCACGGACAGCGTCTGCTTGCGGGCCTCCCAGGCCGGGGGCAGCTTGAGGACGACCTCGTCGACGCGGGTGCCGCGGCCGAGGTCGACCTGCACCCACTGGGGCAGGTCGGACGACGCACTCTCCCAGTACGTGCCCGCGTTGCCGTCGGTGATGTGGGCGGCGCCGTACTCCGCCTTGGCGCTGCTCGCCTTGGCCGGCTTGCCCGCGGCCAGGTCGGGGCCGCCCGCCGCCGCGGCGGGCAGGGCGGGCAGGCCGAGGAGGAGCAGCGTCGCGGTGAGAGCGGCGGCGAAGGGCCGCCACCACCTGCGTGGTCTTCGGGCCTGTGCGTCTCTGATGCGTTTCATGACGTGTGTGGCTCCCTCACTGTCGAGCACGCAGCTTTTGGCGTGAAGCAGTGGGAGAATTGCAGAGAACTGTCGAATTGACTACAGGCGAAGCGGAAGTCGTGACACCCCACGTCTGACAGTCCTCCACCTTGCTATCCAATTTTTGCAATCTCCGTTCAAGTTCTTGCGTGCCCGGTTGCGCCGATGGTTATGTATGCGCCGCACCACCCGGCACCCGCAGCACGGACGTACAGCACGACCCGGAGGGGGTCTCCCGATGACATCCACGAGCAGCCGAACACTCTCGCTCGCCACCGCGACCGTTCTCGCGCTGATCGCGCTCACCGCTTGCGGCACGAGCAGCGACGGCGCCGAGTCGGATTCCGGCGGCAAGGTGAAGCTCGACGTCAACGGGCAGCCGCCCACGACCCAGGCCTTCGAGCGCAAGCTCTACGACAAGCACGTGCGGCAGTTCGAGAAGGCCAACCCGGACATCGACATCGTGCCCCACGAGGGCTTCATGGACCCGAAGACCTTCAACGCGAAGCTCGCCGGCGGCAAGTTGGAGGACGTCTTCTACGTCTACTTCACCGACACCCGGTCCCTGATCGAGAAGAAGCAGGCCGCGGACATCACGGACGCCGTCAAGGACATGCCGCGCCGCGGCGACCTCCAGGACCCGCTGATGAAGATCTTCCAGGACGACGAGGGAAGGCAGTACGGCCTGCCGACGTCGAACTACTCGATGGGACTCATCTACAACCGCGCCCTGTTCGAGAAGGCCGGCCTCGACCCCGACCAGGCACCGAAGACCTGGGCGGACGTCCGCAAGGCCGCCAAGAAGATCGCCGCGCTCGGCGACAACACCGTGGGCTACGCCGACTTCTCCAAGAACAACCAGGGCGGCTGGCACTACACGGCGGAGCTGTACTCACGCGGCGGCCGGATCGCCGAGGAGAGCGGCGGGAAGTGGAAGGCCGCCTTCAACACCCCTGAGGGCAAAGCCACCTTCCAGGACCTGTACGACATGCGCTGGAAGGACGACTCCATGGGCAGCAAGCAGCTGCTCCAGGTCGAGGACGTCCAGCGGATGATGGGCTCCGGCAAGCTCGGCATGTACGTCGCGGCCGCGGACAACATCACCGTCATCGCCAAGCAGTTCGGCGGGAAGTACGCGGACTACGCGCTCGCCCCCGTACCGGACGCGAAGGCCACGCTGCTCGGCGGCGAGGGCTACATGTTCAACCCCAAGGCGTCCCCGGCGAAGATCAAGGCCGGCGTCAAGTGGATCCAGTGGCGCTACCTCAACCCCGACGTCATCGAGAAGAACGTCGCCGACTACGCGGACGCGAAGCTCCCCGTCGGCATCCCGATGCCCACCGTCCCCGACGTCTTCGAGGGCCCCGTCCGCGACCGGATCGAGAAGGCCAAGCAGGACAAGGCGAACATGCCGACCGGCAACTACCAGGCGTTCATGGACTCCGCGCCCAAGGTGCCCGGCGTGATCGAACCGCCCAAGGCCCAGGAGGTCTACGCGATCCTCGACTCGGCGATGCAGTCCGTCCTCACCAAGAAGGACGCCGACATCGACGCCCTGCTCGACGACGCCGAGAACAAGGTCAACGCGATCTACGACGCCTCCTGATGAGCATGTCGCTGAAGACCCCGACCCGGGACACGGCCCTCGCGCCGGCCCCCTCCCCCGCACCCCGCAGACCGCGGGAGGCCCGCCGCCGCGCGCTGCGCGAGCACCTGACGGCGTACGGGTTCCTGAGCGCGGCCGTGGTGATCTTCGCGCTGTTCTCGTGGTGGCCGATCATCCGCAACGTGCTCCTCGGCTTCCAGGACGTCAACTTCGCCACCGGCAACACCTGGAACGGCACCAGCAACTTCGAGAAGCTCCTCAACGATCCGCTGTTCCTCACGGCCTGGCGGAACACCGGCCTGTTCACCCTGTACGCGCTGGTCCTCGGCTTCGCCGTGCCGTTCCTGACGGCGGTGCTCCTCAACGAGTTCCGGCACGCGCGGGCGTACTTCCGGGTCCTCGTCTATCTGCCCGTCATGCTGCCGCCGGTCGTGGTGGCGCTGATGTGGAAGTGGTTCTACGACCCGGGCCCCGGCCTGTTGAACGAGATCCTCCGCACCCTGCACCTGCCGACATCGGCGTGGCTCGACTCCTCGTCCACCTCACTGATCTCCCTGGTCATCGTCTCGACCTGGGCCAACATGGGCACCACCACCCTCATCTACCTTGCCGCGCTCCAGACCATCCCCGGCGAGCTGTACGAGGCGGCGGAGCTGGACGGCGCGGGCGTGTGGCAGCGGCTGCGCCACGTCACGATCCCGCAGACCCGGTTCGTGCTGCTCGTCCTGCTGCTGCTCCAGATCGTCGCGACGATGCAGGTGTTCACCGAGCCGTACGTGATGACGGGTGGCGGCCCCGAGGACTCCACGGTGACCGTGATGTTCCTCGTCTACCGGTACGCCTTCGTCTACAACGACTTCGGCACCGCCAGCGCGCTGAGCCTGCTGCTCCTGATCGCCCTGGGCGTGTTCTCCGCCCTCTATCTGCGGGTCACCCGCGCCGCCAAGGAGTGAGCGATGTCCGCCTCGACGCGCACCCTCGTCCGCCCCGCCGTCCTCAGGACGCGCAAGGGACGGCTCATCTACTGGTCGGTCCTCACCGTCGCCCTCGTCCTCTTCACGGTCGCCTTCATCGTGCCGCTGTACTGGGCGGCGACCGGCGCCATGAAGTCGTCCACCGAGCTGGCGCAGAACCCGCCCACCTACGTGCCCGAGAGCTGGCACCCCGAGAACTACACGAAGGCATGGCGGGAGATGGACCTCTCCCGCTACTTCCTCAACACGGTCGTCCTGGCCGGCGGGGCGTGGCTGGTGCAGCTCGCGGTGCAGATCCCCGCCGCCTACGCCCTGTCCAAGCTGCGCCCGCGGTTCGGGAACGTGGTGCTCGGCCTGATGCTCGTGACGCTGATGATGCCCGCCACCGCGCTCCTCGTGCCGGTCTACCTCACCGTCGTGGACGTCCCGCTGTTCAACCGCAACCTGATCAACAGTCCCAGCGCGGTGTGGCTCCCCGCCGCCGCCAACGCCTTCAACATCTACATCCTGAAGAACTTCTTCGACCGGATCCCCGACGAGCTCCTCGACGCGGCGAAGGTCGACGGCGCGGGGCCCGTGACGACCATGTGGCGCGTGGTGCTCCCGCTGGCCCGGCCGATCATCGCCGTGGTCTCCATCCTCTCCATCGTCACGGCGTGGAAGGACTTCCTCTGGCCGCTGCTCGTGCTGCCCGACCCGGCACAGCAACCGCTGAGCGTGTTCCTCCAGCGCGTGGCCCAGGACACCCCGCTCAACAGTCTGGTGGCCGGGCTCGTCATGGCGTCCCTGCCGCTGGTCGCGCTCTTCCTGGTCTTCCAGCGCCACATCATCGCCGGGCTCGGCGCCGGCAGCCTCAAGGGCTGAGCGCGCGGAGACCGCACCACGGTCTGCTCCGGTTCGTACGAAAGGACTCCCCTTGCCCAGCACGGAGTGGTGGCGCAGCGCTGCCATCTATCAGGTGTACGTCCGTTCCTTCGCGGACGGGAACGGCGACGGCACCGGCGACCTCGCCGGGGTCCGCTCCCGCCTCCCCTATCTGGCCGAACTGGGCGTGGACGCCCTGTGGTTCACCCCCTGGTACCTGTCGCCGCTCGCCGACGGCGGCTACGACGTCGCGGACTACCGCACCATCGACCCGGCGTTCGGCAGCCTCGGCGAGGCCGAGAAACTCATCGCCGAGGCCCGGGAGCTGGACCTGCGCTGCATCGTGGACGTCGTGCCGAACCACGTGTCCGACCAGCACGAGTGGTTCAAGGCGGCGCTGGCGGCGGGGCCCGGCTCCCCGGAGCGGGAGCTGTTCCACTTCCGGCCGTACTCGGACGAGCCGCCCAACGACTGGGTGGGCGAGTTCGGCGGGGTGCCGTGGTCCCGCACGGAGGACGGCGAGTGGTACCTCCACCTGTTCGCGCCCGAGCAGCCCGACCTCAACTGGAGCCACCCGAAGGTCCGGCGGGAGCACGAGGACGTGCTGCGCTTCTGGTTCGAGCGCGGCGCCGCGGGCGTCCGCATCGACTCCGCGGCGCTCCTCGCCAAGGCGGAAGGACTGCCCTCCATGGACCGGGACCGCCCGCACCCCTTCCACGACCAGCCGGAGCTGCACGACATCTACCGCTCCTGGCGGCGGATCGCCGACGAGTACGGTGCCGCGCTGATCGGTGAGATCTGGCTGCCGGACGCGGAGCGCTTCGCCCGCTACCTGCGCCCGGACGAGCTGCACACCGCCTTCAACTTCGACTTCCTGTCCCGGCCGTGGGACCCGGCGCAGCTGTGGGAGTCGATCGACCTGACCCTGACCACGCACGCCCCGGTCGGCGCCCCCGCCACCTGGGTCCTCGCCAACCACGACGTGACCCGCACGGTCACGCGGTACGGGCGGGCGGACGACACCGGCTTCGCCTTCGAAAGGAAACGGTTCGGCGTCCCCACCGACCTGGACCTCGGCACCCGCAGGGCGCGGGCCGCGGCCCTCCTCACCCTGGCGCTGCCCGGCTCCCTCTACCTCTACCAGGGCGAGGAGCTCGGGCTGCCGGAGGCGGAGATCCCCGTTGACCGCATCCAGGACCCGATGCACGCGCGGTCCGGCGGCCTCGACCCGGGGCGGGACGGCTGCCGGGTGCCGCTGCCCTGGGACGGCGCCCCGGAGCGGAGCTGGCTTCCGGTGCCGCGGGACTGGTCCGCGTACGCGACCGAGCTCCAGGTCCACGACCCCGGCTCGATGCTCTCCCTGTACCGGACGGCGCTGCGGCTGCGGCGCTCCTTCGCCGACGCGGGGCCGCTGCGCCGGCTGCGCGCCGACGAGCCGGGCGTGCTGTCCTTCGCGCGCACCTGTGAGCGGGACGGCGCCACGCTGATCTGTCTGGTCAACTTCGGATCCGACGACGCGGCGCTGCCCGCGGACGCCGAACTCCTGCTGGCCAGCGGCCCCTTGTCCCCGCGGGGGCGGTTGCCGCAGGACACCGCGGTCTGGCTGCGGGCCTGAGCGCCCGCGGCCGGACCGCACACCTCCCCCCACACACAGAGCCGCACCCATCCCGTCCCCCCACCACCGAAGGGACTGTCATGCGCACCACACGCTTGCTCGCCGCCGCGCTG
The window above is part of the Streptomyces venezuelae genome. Proteins encoded here:
- a CDS encoding glycoside hydrolase family 13 protein, with the protein product MPSTEWWRSAAIYQVYVRSFADGNGDGTGDLAGVRSRLPYLAELGVDALWFTPWYLSPLADGGYDVADYRTIDPAFGSLGEAEKLIAEARELDLRCIVDVVPNHVSDQHEWFKAALAAGPGSPERELFHFRPYSDEPPNDWVGEFGGVPWSRTEDGEWYLHLFAPEQPDLNWSHPKVRREHEDVLRFWFERGAAGVRIDSAALLAKAEGLPSMDRDRPHPFHDQPELHDIYRSWRRIADEYGAALIGEIWLPDAERFARYLRPDELHTAFNFDFLSRPWDPAQLWESIDLTLTTHAPVGAPATWVLANHDVTRTVTRYGRADDTGFAFERKRFGVPTDLDLGTRRARAAALLTLALPGSLYLYQGEELGLPEAEIPVDRIQDPMHARSGGLDPGRDGCRVPLPWDGAPERSWLPVPRDWSAYATELQVHDPGSMLSLYRTALRLRRSFADAGPLRRLRADEPGVLSFARTCERDGATLICLVNFGSDDAALPADAELLLASGPLSPRGRLPQDTAVWLRA